The Gemmatimonas aurantiaca T-27 DNA segment CTGCGCGCCAACACTCGTGGTCATGAGAGCCGCCACGCATGCAGCCGTGACGGCCATCACGACGGATGGTCTGGAAGTCATCGTCATTGTGATCATGACGAAAAATACCCCGACAGCCCGTACCGGGTTCAGGTGAGCGTGGGCACGGACCGGCCAATCGCCTGCGCGATCGTGCGCAGTTGTAGCACCAGCTCCGCAAACTGTTCCGGATAGAGCGATTGCGCGCCATCGGACAGTGCCTTGTCGGGCTGCGGATGCATTTCCACGAGAATGCCATCGGCACCAGCCGCCACCGCCGCGCGTGCCATCGGCGTAACCTTGTCGCGCAGGCCCGTGCCATGGCTCGGGTCGGCCACGATGGGCAGGTGCGAAAGCTTGTGCACCACCGGGATGGCCGTGAGATCGAACAGATTCCGCGTGGCGCTATCGAACGTGCGCACGCCACGTTCGCACAGGATCACGTTCGGATTGCCTTCCGCCAACACGTACTCGGCGCTCAGCAGCAGATCGTTGATGGTGGCCGCCATGCCGCGCTTCAGCATCACCGGCTTGCCCAACGTGCCCACGTATCGCAGCAACGAGTAGTTCTGCATGTTGCGCGCGCCGATCTGAATGCAGTCGGCATACTCGGCCACGAGATCGGCACCCCGTTCATCCATCGCTTCCGTCACGATGGCCAGCCCGGTCTCACGACGCGCGAGCGCCAACAGCTCGAGCCCCTGCTTGCCGAGTCCCTGAAAGGCATACGGCGACGAGCGCGGCTTGAAGGCACCACCACGCAGGGCGGTGCCTCCAGCGGCACGCACCAGACGCGCCGACGTGAGGATCTGCTCCTCCGACTCCACCGAGCACGGACCGGACACGATGGGTACTTCGTCGCCGCCAAAGCGCACGCCCGGCGCAATCTCCACGATCGTGTTGTCGCCCTTCCATTCACGCGACGCCTGGCGATACGGCTTCTGCACAATGAGCACGCTGGCGACGCCTGGAAGCCCCTCGATGTACGACCAATCCACCTTGGCATCATCACCAAGCAGACCGACCGCCGTGCGCACTTCGCCCGGCATGGGGAGGGGCTTGAAGCCCTGACGCGTGATCTCTTCGCATACCCGATCGATTTCGGACGAAGAGGCGTTGGGCTGCATCACGACCAGCATGTCACGTCCTCAGAAATGTGTAGACCAGCCGTCGGTGGCCACGATCGTGGGACCGGCGTATTGCTCCGCGACTTCGGCGTGGATATCCACGGCCTCGACGGGCGGATAGAAGTGCGTGAGCACGAGCTGACGAGTCTGCGCGCGGGCGGCCAAAGCCCCTACCTGGCGTGGTGTCAGGTGCTCGCCGATGGCCATGTCGTCCGGCAGCGAGCATTCCGCCAACAGCAGATCGCAATCCCGCGACCAGTCACCGAGTGCCTCGCTGACACCGGTGTCCCCGGTGTACACGAGCCGTCGATTTCCCTCACTGATTGAATATGCCACGCTCTCCGGGGTGTGTGGTACCGGATGGGAGCTCAGCTCCACCCCACCGGGCAGTCTCACGATCTCGTCGCTGCCAAGATCACGTACCGTCACGGGAAAGCCGGGGGCGAGCATCCAGCCGCCATGCACGGCCGCCATGCGCTCGATCAGTGCTCCGGTCCCGACCGGGCCATAGATCGTCACTGGAGTCGAACGTGGCGGCAGTTGCCCCCAGCGCCACCCCATGATCAGCAGGGGCAGATCCGCGATGTGGTCGGTGTGAAAGTGCGTGAGGGCCACATGCGTGATGTCCTGCCACGCGACACCGAGGTGCGCCATCCGGTGCACGGCCCCACTGCCACAATCGAGCAGCAGGCGAATGTCGCCCGCTTCGACGAGGTGGGCGGCGGAAACCCGTGACGGGTGCGGAGCAGCGGTGCCCGTGCCGATCGTAGTGAGCTTCATGACGAAAGGGAGTCGCTGGTCAGCGGCCGCGGAAGACGATGCGGCGAAACAAGGGCGCGCCCCGGTCAGCCTGGAAGCGGGCCAGGTACACCCCTGGCGCGACAGTCCGCCCATCGGAGGCCGTGCCGTTCCACACGAATCGGCCATCACAATTGCTGTTGCCACCGGCCACGCCCCGGCCATAACGGCCGGCTTCGAAGCGCGAGGTGCCGGACTCACCGGGTACGATGGCGCGCACGAGGTTACCCCGCAGGTCCAGGATATCGAGCTTGACGTTGGCGCCCGGCTCCTTCACATCGAACCAGAAGCAGGTGTCGAATGACGTCGCCGATGGGAAGGGATTGGGAAAATTCTGGAAGAGCAGCGTCGTCGTGGGAACCAACTGATCGGTGATCACGATGGAGCCGAGGTTCATCACCTTGTAGGACGCGCCATTCGGCAGCCATGCGCGCACGGACCAGCGATACGACGTATTGGCTTGAAGGTCGGTCGCCGGTCGAAAGGTCGTTTCCGTCAGGCCACTGACACCCAGCTTCGGTTCGTTTTCATTCTCCAGTACTTCGATGTCATAGCGCCATGGGCCAATGAGTGGCGTGACCTCGGGGCTGTGCCACTTGAACAACGGCCGACGGATGTCGAGCGGATTGCCGCTGGGCGAGTTGAGCGTGTCCAGTGTCACCCAGGCCGGAACGGCTTTCGGGCCAATCGGCGCCGATTCGAAGACGAGGCCGGCCAGTGCTCGCACGCGAGCACGCCAATACACCGCGGACACCGGCGGCAGGGGACGTGTCACCTGGATGGTGAACGACGTATCCATCGACGTGAACGTGCTGTCGAGCACCAGTCCGATGAAGTCCGACGATGTCGATACCTGAAACGTGATTTGCAGCGGACGTGCCGGTCCGAGCCCCACGGCCAGGAAGTTGATGGCCGGCGTGACCGTCGTGAGCAACGTTTCCCGCGGACCCTCCAGGAAGATCCCCTGCGCATCCAGCGCCCGTGGCGCCAACGCAGGAACGACAAGCCCCGCCACCAGAAGCAGCAGGGCCTTCGTCACACGCCGCAGCCACGCCGCCGCCGTCATGCCGGCAGGGGTTCCGGCTCCGATGAATCGCTGGCGTCCGGTACATCGTCCACCGAGTCTGCTGGTGCCTCCGCCGAGGTGGTGTTCGATGTCTTCTCGTCCACCGCCGGTCCGTTGCGCAGACGCACGCTGACGATGGAGGACACGCCAGGCTCCTGCATCGTGACACCGTACACCGAATCGGCCGCTTCGGAGGTGGTGCGCGGGTTGTGCGTGATCACGATGAACTGGGTTCGCGACTTGAAGTCGTTCAGCATCTTCACGAAACGCCCGATGTTCTGGTCGTCGAGCGGCGCGTCCACTTCGTCCATGAGGCAGAAGGGGCTCGGCTTGGTGAGGAAAATGCCGAACAGCAACGACAGCGCGACCAGTGCCCGTTCACCGCTCGAAAGCAGGTGAATACGCTGGGTCTTCTTGCCACGCGGCGAGGCATGTACTTCGATATCGCAATCGAGCGGCGCGTCGGGGTTCTCGAGGCGCAGGTCGCACTCGCCACCGCCGAACATCCGCAGGAAGATCTGTCGGAAATTCTCACGCACCTGCGAGAACGTCGCCAGGAACAACTCGCGCGCGGTGCTGTCGATTTCGCGGATGGCCTGGTGCAATGACTGCTTGGCCGCCACGAGATCGTTGCGCTGTGAGGTGAGGAACTCGAGACGACGCTGTTCTTCCTCGTGTTCTTCGATCGCCAGCGGATTCACGGGGCCCAGCTCGTCGAGCGCCGTGCGCAACTGCGTGGCTTCGACGCGCAGGTCGTCCGTGCTGAGATCCAGCTCTTCGAAGCCGGCCAGCAGATCATCGAGGGAACGCCGCCACTCGGTTTCGAGGCGCTGACGGATCGCTTCACGACGTCCCGACAACTCGGTGTGGCGCAACTGCGCACCGTGCAACTGTTCGCCCAGCGCGCTGGCGCGGCGACGGGCTTCGTCGAGTGCGGTTTCGCAGCCATCCAACGCGGCGTTGGCCGCGGCCACCGCGCGCTCGGCCTCCCCAAGCCGCCCATCGGCATCGGCCAGCGACTTCCGCTCGGTCTCGAGCTCGGCCCGCCAGGTGTCGAGCTGCGTCACGAGATGCTGGTCGGCATCCGACAACGTCGACAGCTCACGCGCCAACGATTCGAGACGAGCGGCGGCCGTGCTGTCTTCTTCCGACAAACGCTTTTCGCGATCGATGGCCACCGACAGACGCGCCTGCGCCTGGGCCTGCGCCACCTGCCAGGTGGCACGCGCTTCACGCGCCTGCTCCTGCTCACGCTCGGCAATCGACAAGGCCTCACGTGCCTGATCGATGTCGCTGTCGGCCTCTCCGGCCCGTGCATGCAGTACATCGGCCTGCTGCGCGAGCTGCTGCATGCGCTGCTCGAGTTCCTGCAAGCGCGAAACCAGTCGCTCGGCCAGTGCACTGCTTTGTGCGAGCTCCCGCTCGGCGCGTTCGCGACGCCGCTCCACTTCCTGCTGAACTTCGGTGGCGCGGCGTGCTTCCTGCTGCGCACGATTGTGGCCTTCGGTGGCCGCCTGCTGCGCCCGTTCGGCTTCGCCAAGGGCCAAACGCGCCGCTTCGGCGGTCAGTGCCGCTTCATCGCGCCGGGCATCGGCGGCGGCCAGGTCCGACTCGAGACGATTGAGTTCGGCGCGGCGCTGCAGTGGGCCGGGGCCCGTTGCCGTACCAGGCAGAAACACAGCGCCGTGTTCGTCCACGAACGCTTCGCCGCTGTCCACCGCGCGGACCTTGCCGAGCAACGCCCGCACCCAGCGCGACGTGGGGCCACTGGCCTGCACGCTGCCAGCGAGCGCGCCGTCATCGGCACCGAGTTCCGTGACCACATCGAGCGGCAGCAGCAGCAGGGGACCAGGCTGCGTTTCCGTGTGCCAGCGACGCACCGCCGCCGCCGCATCGGCATCACGCACCACGATCGCGTGCATGGTGGCGCCGAGATACCGCTCCACGAGACGCGCCGCGTCACCATCCGCGGTGACGAAGTCAGTGAGCGGCCCCAATACCGCGCCTTCCCCGAAGCGCTCACGTTCCTTGAGCAGCTTCGCGCTCGATGGCGCCAGACCCACACGCTCACGTTCGAGCGCGGCCAGCGCGTTCATGCGCGCTTCGAGCTCGGTGCGCAGCTCCACGGCGCTGGCGAGCGCACTGCGTGATTCCGCGTCGGCAATACGCGCCGTGGCGGCAGCCAGACGGGCGCCCTCGAGATCGTCGAGTGCCTCCTGTGCGGCCAAACGCGACGTTTCCACTTGATCGCGCGCGGCCAGCAGTTCGCGTTCGATGGTGTCCAACGTATCGGCCAGCGTCTGCCGTTCCAGTTCGAGCGCATCACGGCGCTGTTCTGTTTCGGTCTGCTCGCGCGCGGCACTGTCGCGGTCGAGTTCCAGGCGACGGGCCTGATCGCGATGCTCACGCACCTGGCGCTCGAGCTGGTCGAGCACCGAACGTTCCCGCTGCACACCCTCACGCGCCGTCTGTTCGGCGGTCAGACGTTCCTGCAGCGCTTCACCGGCATCGCGCAGATCCTGCTCGAGCGTCGTGCGATCGGTGGCCGCACGCTCACGGTCTTCGCGCAGGCGACGGCCAAACGCTTCGTTTTCCTTGCGTTCTTCTTCGGCCCGCTCGCGACGCATGGTCGTGCTGCGCTGCCGTTCTTCCGACACGGCCAGTTCGCGCTCGAGCTTTTGCGTGCGGTCGCGCTGTTCGCTCGCCAGACGCGCCAACTCCAGGCGGCTCGCTTCCGCGGTGGAACGTGCAACATGGGCTTCTTCGCGCTGCAGTTCGGCACCGGCAATGGCTTCTTCCGATCCCGGCACATCTTCGCGCAAGGTGATCAGGCGACCATCGAGCGCTTCGAGTTCGTCGCGCCAGGCGGCCATTTCGCGCGTGGCCAGCGAGATCTCCACCTGGAACCGGCGCGACGTGAGCTCGGCATGGCGCTCCGCACGACGACGCTGACGCGCCAGCGAACGCACCTGGCTCTGCACTTCCGCAATGAGATCGTCGAGACGCGCGAGATCGACCGTGGTCTCCTCGAGGCGACGTTCGGCGCTGCGGCGACGGTCCCGATACAAGCCTACGCCCGCTGCTTCTTCGAACAGCTCGCGACGATCATCCGGTCGATCGGAGAGCAGGGCATCGATCATCTTGCTTTCGATGACCACACCCGAGTCGGCACCGAGGCCGGTGCCACGCACCAGATCCTGAATGTCGCGCAGACGGCACGGCGCGCGGTTGAGCAGGTACTCGCTTTCGCCCGAACGCAGCAGGCGCCGCGTGATCACCACTTCCTTGAACGGGACGGGCAGCTCGCCTTCGGTGTTGTCGAAGTGCAGCGAGACTTCGGCCATGTTCACGGCCTTGCGCGCGGACGAGCCGTGGAAGATGACGTCTTCCATCTTTGCGCCACGCATCGCGCGCGCGCGCTGCTCGCCGAGCACCCACCGCACGGCATCGGACACGTTCGACTTGCCGGACCCATTGGGTCCGACGATGGCCGTCACACCTTTTTCGAACACAAACTCCAGGTGATCGGCAAAGGCTTTGAAGCCATGGACTTCGAGCTTCGTCAAACGCACTAGAACCCTCTCCCCGTTCGATATGCCAGCACAGGCGCCACGCCGACGGCGCGCAAGGAATCCGCAAGCGCCATAGCCTGCGTCGGTGATTCGAACGCGCCGGTGTACACCGACGCACTGCCGTCCGCCTGACGGAGTGCGTAGGCCATGATGCCCCGCGTGCTCAACGCCGCCAGACGTGCCGACACCAGCGCTGGTGTCACACGCGTCTCGAGGCGCAATGCAAACGGCACGGAGACGATGCTCCCCGCGCCAATGATCTTTTCACTGCGCAGGCGTGCCAGCAGCGCCTCCGCTTCGGGTCGGGACGCGGAGGCGCCAACGGTCACCCGGAACCACTGTTCGCCACTCTCCACCACCGGCGACAACGCCACGGCTTCCAGCGCCCGGACCTTGCTGTCGGGCATGGCGGCCGCGCGTGTATTCGCGGTGGCGAAGTAGATCGCATAGCGTGCCGCCACCGTACTGTCGGACAGATTGTCCACCGGCAGCGGCGGTGAGACCGGCGCCACGGACGAATCCAGTGGCACCACACCACTGTCCGATACGGGCGTCTGTCCCGGCGCGGTGGAATCGGGGCGCAACGCACTGTCCATCGGCGTCGGCGGCACCACGGTGGCAGCGCTGTCGGGTGCAACACGGCCCAGCAGAGCGCGTACGGGCGCCGGAAGCTGGGTCAACATCTGTGGCCACATGGCGCCAATGCCGATGGCCACGGCGCCCAGCACCAGCAGCAACGCGAGGATACGGTTGCGACGGCTGACCACGTCCACCTGCGCAGCTTCCCGTGCACGACGCGCGCTCTCGCGCTCAGGCGGCGGAGTGGGTTCCGGTTGCGGTGGTGGTGGAGCCGGCGGTGCCAGCAACGGGACACCAGGAGGCGTCGGAAACGCCGAATCTCCAGTGGGCATCAACGCGCCCATGAAGCCACAGAGCTCGGCAAACCCCGCGGTGGAAGGACGTGCCACCACGATCAGCAGTGCGCCGACCTGATGGAAACCGGCGGCCAGACGACGCCAGCGATCGTTGGCGTACACGGACTCATGATCCACCGGCTCGGTGCCGCTGGGCATGACGAACACGTTCTCCGCATCCCGCATCGGGCGCGCAATCTTGTTGAGCGACACCCCATACAAAAAACTGTCGGCGATACCGTGCGGATCATCGCCAGTGAGCAGCGCTTCCAGCGCCGGCGATTCACCCAGCAGATCCGCGATCGCCACACGCCGTCGCTGTCCCTGCGTGCGCGCCACACCGATCGCGACCTGCGTGGACACCGCCGGATCGTTGGCCGCAATCACCACCGCGCACACACTGTCCAGCAGCGGCGCGAGTCGGCGACCCTCCAATTCCCACTTCTCCGGAATCAACCCCGGACCACTCATGGTGCGCCCTCGAAGATCCAATAATTCTGTCCTGCCTGTTTGCCCACACGCTCGGCTTCGGCGCGTGTGGGGAACGGGCCGAGGACGACTCGATACACCGTGGTGCCATCACGATCAGTGGTCGTGATACGTGGCACGAGACCATCCACACGAATGCGCCCGGCCAACGCGCGTGCCTGGCGTTCATCGAGCAGTGCGGCAAATGACACCGTGAACGTGGACGCCACCGCCGGTGCGGTTGGCGCGGTCGAATCACCACGGGCGGCCCCTGTCGTGTCGGGAGCGGTGACTGCTCCTCCGGTCGCGGACACGCTGGTGTCCCGCGGCGCACTGTTGCGGAACTGCACGGGCTGATCGAGACCAGCCGCACGGGGACGCAGACCGTTCCAACGCAACGTGTGCCAGAACTGTTTGGCGCCGCCTTCGATGGTGCGCATATCGGCCAAGGAAGACGGATGCGCGAGCACGACATCATCGCCCCGCGTGATGGCAATCGATCCATCGGCCATCACGAGTGGCAGGTCGGCGCGCCATTCGCTGCGCACCACACCAATGACGGCATCACCGCCCAGGCTGACCACATACACGGAGTCACCCGCGCCACGCGCCAGCAACATGCGTCCCATCGGATCCATGCGCAGCGCGCTGGCCGGTGAGGGCAGGCGGATGCGACCGGTGACACCCTCCTCGAACCGATCGACGATACGCAGCACCGATTCATCTTCCAGCGCCACGAACAGACGGTCGCCACTCGGCGTGGCCGCGATCGCCATCACCGGATCGCCCATGTCCACGTTGAGCGCGATACCGAGGTCGCGCGTACGAATCGCGATCACGTGTTCATCGGCCGCGAAGTACACACGGTCGCCCACGGTCCCTGCGGTGGCGCTGATCGTACGCCGGATGGTTTCCACTTCTCCGGACGCCTTGATCGACACGCTGTCCGACACCGCCTGATTGGGAGGGCGTACCCGTCGCACCTGTACATCGTTGTCTTCCGCGCCGATCAGGATCACCGACCCATCGGGTTGCGAAAAGAGCGCGTCGACGGGATGGATGGGGCGATAACGCCAGTCGCTGCCACTCGGCGTATATCGCGTGACCTCACCACTGCGGGTCAAACCATAGATCGCCCCACCGTCCGCCGACACGAGAGACCGTACGGTGTCGGCACGCGACGTGGTGACCGTCCCCAGGCGCAAGTCGATGCGGACCGGACTGCCCCCGGTATCGATCGCGGCGAGATACCCGTCCTCCGCGCCAAACGCGATGACTTCGGTGAGGGGCGGGACGCGTGACGCCGAGCGCCAGATCGTCGTATCGAGGGCCGGGTAGCGGACAGCCGTCAGGATGCCGCCGTCTCTCGACAGCCGCAGCACCAGGGGGTCAGGGCCACCGGGGATAGTGGGGGCGGCGTCGGCTCCGGCAGGGCGGGACGAGCGATCGGCACAGCCGCCGGCAACACCGCACGCGAGGAGCACGAGCGCCGACGCGAGAAGCGTGCGCACGGGGGTAAAGTACCCGACCGGGGACGGTGGAGGGAGGGGCTGACGGTCAGGCATTCCGGTAGCATATTCGGCGACATATGCCCGCGCCCGCTTCGCCCCCCTCCTTGACCGAACTGCTGCGCGCGGCCCAGGCCGGCGATACCGGTGCGCGCGACCGGGCGGGAACCGTGGTCTACGAGGAGCTCTACAGCCTGGCGCGGGCCTACCTGAGCCGCGAACGGGGCGACCATACCCTCCAGCCCACCGCCCTGGTCCATGAGGCCTACCTGCGTCTGGTGGGCCAGATGGCGCCCTGGAAGAACCGGGGGCACTTCTTCGGTATCGCCGCGCAGATGATGCGCCGGGTGTTGGTCGATCACGCCCGGCGCGCCACGGCCGATCGTCGGGACCGGCAACGCTCCGTTCCCCTGGAGGCTGCGGAAACGGTGTCGCTGGATGACCTGGCCACGGGGGGCGCCGAGGACGTGCTGGCGGTGCATGATGCGCTCGAACAGCTCGAACGGCTCGATCCCCGGCAGGCCCGCATCGTGGAATTGCGATTCTTCGTTGGACTGTCGCTCGAAGAAATCGCCGAATTGCTCGACATCTCGCCTGCCACGGTGTCCCGCGACTGGGCCATGGCACGTGCCTGGCTACGGGTGCAGCTCCGGGACAGTTGATCTCACACGGTCGGCACTGGGCTTCAGCATGACCATGGTGATGTACGACACATCCTGGATGAGGAGTTCCGGCGCCGCGTCACGCGTGTGGTCCATGGAGCACATGCGCAGGAATGACTCGGCATGATCGACGACCGCGTGACACCAGCCGAATGGGCTGAGCTCAAGGTCTTGTGGGCCCAATCCGAATCGCTGGATGGGGCAGGGCAGGCGCACCTGCTCGCCACCGCGTCCTCAGCCCGTGTGCGGCGGGAACTCGCCAAGCTGCTGGCGGTCGCGGAGGAACAGGATGCGCTCGATCGTCCGGCCCATGAACTGCTGGGACTCGCGATGGACGGCGCGTTCAGCGCCACAGGTGAGCGGGACAGCGTGGAAGCGCTGGCCGCACCGAGTCTGGTGGGTCGACGCGTCGGGCCCTATCGGGTGCTTCGGCTCATTGGCCGCGGTGGCATGGGCGCCGTGTACCTCGCTGAACGCGCCGACAATGCGTTCCGTCAGCAGGTCGCGATCAAGACGCTCTGGCGCGGTGCGGACTCCGATGTGCTGCTTCAGCGTTTTCGGTCCGAGCGACAGATCCTCGCGCAGTTGCAGCACCCCAACATCGCGCAGTTGCTCGACGGTGGTGCCACGGACGATGGCATGCCATGGCTGGCCATGGAGTATGTGGATGGCACACCGATCGATGCCTGGTGCGACCAGCAGTCGCTGACGATCAATGCACGACTCGACCTGTTTCGTCAGGCCTGCGCGGCGGTACATCATGCGCATCAACGCCTCGTCATTCATCGCGATCTCAAGCCCAACAACATCCTCGTGACGCACGATGGTGTGGTGAAGCTGCTCGACTTCGGTGTGGCCAAGTTGATCGCCACCGAGGAGCACGAAAGCACACTGACCGGTGCTGGCCTGTCCCCGTTCACGATTGCTTACGCCGCACCCGAACAACTCACCGGCGACGTGGTGTCCACCGCCACCGACGTGTGCGCGTTGGGAGCGGTGCTCACCACGCTGATCAGTGGATCACCACCACTGGCGTTGCAGGGCATGAGCGCCACTGAACAACTGTTGGCCGTGCGCGAACGTGAACCGCGTGCGCCCAGTCTCATCGCCCTCGGCGCCCCACCGGAAGTGGCGCTCGCCCGCAGTCTGTCATCGTCTGCACGACTCGCGTCGGTATTGCGCGGCGAACTCGATGCCATTGCGCAGATGGCGCTGCGTCGTGATCCCGCACGCCGGTATCCCAGTGCGGTGGCGCTCAGTGATGATATCCTGCGGTATCTGCGACGGGACCGCGTGCTTGCCCGTCCGGACAGCACCGCCTATCGCATCCGCACTTTCGTACGTCGTCGTCGTGGGCTTACGGCAGCGGCGCTGTCGGCGCTCGTGATTGTGACCGGCGCTGGCGCCGTGGCATGGCGTCAGGCGTTGTTGGCGCGCGCTGAAGCCGCCCGCGCCGAGCGCGCTTCGTCATTCCTGTCCGGCATGGTCACCGGCACCAACGCCACGTCGTACGATCCCATCGTGCGGCTTTCCACCTCGGGTACCCTGGCCGAGTTGTTGGACAGCGCGCTGGTTCGTGTACCGCGCGAGTTCGCGGATGACGTACGTATCCGGGCCCGCCTGTACACGGCTATCGGCGCGAATGTCATGACCCAATCGCGCTTTGCACTGGCGCGGTCGGTGCTGGATTCGGCACGGATGCTCGCGGCAGAAGGGTTTGGCACCCATAGCCCTGAGTATGCCCGGGCATGTCTCGAGAGTGCCGTTCTGCGTCTGGATATGGACGGCCCCTACGCCGCAGACGCATTCATTGCGGCCGCCCGCGAAGCCGTCAAAGCGCTGCCGCCCGACGATGAACTGCATGCGCGCATCGCGCTGGTCGAAGCGTCGCGTGCGGTGTCGCTGGGACAGGTTCGTTATGCGGACTCGCTGGCGGCGGCGGTGGCACAACGTGAGCAACGACCTGACGGAGGTGGAGCCGGTGGTCGGGGCGGGCGCACCATTCTCTCGCTGCGGGCGCAGTCCATTCGGATGTTGACGTCCAGTTGGATTCACCGTGATCCACGGGAGTATCTGCGGCGAGCCCGCGCCGTGCTGGCACTCAGCGATTCGTTGGGACTCGCCAACACCAACGAACAGTTCAATGCCTGGGGGGCCGAATTCGAGGCACTGCTCGTGCTGGGACGGTCGGAAGAGGCATTGCCGATCCAGACCCGTTTCGTCGAAGCGGTGGAACGACTTCCGCGCGAGTCACCGGCCGTATCCGCCGTGCTGGCTCGCAATCGGGCCTTCTGGGCCACGGTGGC contains these protein-coding regions:
- a CDS encoding serine/threonine-protein kinase, encoding MIDDRVTPAEWAELKVLWAQSESLDGAGQAHLLATASSARVRRELAKLLAVAEEQDALDRPAHELLGLAMDGAFSATGERDSVEALAAPSLVGRRVGPYRVLRLIGRGGMGAVYLAERADNAFRQQVAIKTLWRGADSDVLLQRFRSERQILAQLQHPNIAQLLDGGATDDGMPWLAMEYVDGTPIDAWCDQQSLTINARLDLFRQACAAVHHAHQRLVIHRDLKPNNILVTHDGVVKLLDFGVAKLIATEEHESTLTGAGLSPFTIAYAAPEQLTGDVVSTATDVCALGAVLTTLISGSPPLALQGMSATEQLLAVREREPRAPSLIALGAPPEVALARSLSSSARLASVLRGELDAIAQMALRRDPARRYPSAVALSDDILRYLRRDRVLARPDSTAYRIRTFVRRRRGLTAAALSALVIVTGAGAVAWRQALLARAEAARAERASSFLSGMVTGTNATSYDPIVRLSTSGTLAELLDSALVRVPREFADDVRIRARLYTAIGANVMTQSRFALARSVLDSARMLAAEGFGTHSPEYARACLESAVLRLDMDGPYAADAFIAAAREAVKALPPDDELHARIALVEASRAVSLGQVRYADSLAAAVAQREQRPDGGGAGGRGGRTILSLRAQSIRMLTSSWIHRDPREYLRRARAVLALSDSLGLANTNEQFNAWGAEFEALLVLGRSEEALPIQTRFVEAVERLPRESPAVSAVLARNRAFWATVAGDTVQRRVQAQRALDLAGDGTELRISERLLVNNTFVEDALARGDTAQARLVAHRSVVELARSRSPMVMSYAYLFDGQAALASRDFRGAIASLNRGLDEVNQAPELWSMRPRLRRVLASAYERIGDAALADSVRRLDPPRANVPPCTPGGDWRGCED